The Ruminococcus bovis genome includes a region encoding these proteins:
- a CDS encoding glycoside hydrolase family 31 protein, with protein sequence MNIKKYRFGEPFCTDSTVIDLPIEKESPDYISLKEDNLFISMSLKDSDAIYGLGEQMGGINKRGRKYRSFCSDDPCHTEEKEALYGAHNFFIISGETTVGYFIDFPGTVHYDMGFTVEDEITISLEGKDADFYVINGENELEVVKNFRELIGQSYMPPMWAFGYQQSRWSYANKEQVDAVVDGYEKADIPLDSVILDIDYMDHYKDFTIDDKAFPNFESYVAELKKKGIRLIPIIDAGVRCEDGFDVYEEGVKNNYFCKDRNGDDFKAAVWPGICCFPDYLKADTRKWFGDKFHTLTDKGIEGFWIDMNEPALFFSMEGFKKAVDFVKQYNGEDLDCWDFFEYRDQFSKLSNSIDDYKNMHHLDGKYSHYDVHNLYGYMMTRGVGECLPKDTLLFSRASCIGSHRYGGIWTGDNTSWWSHILLNLRMLPSLNMCGYIYTGADCGGFNGNASRELVIRWMQLSVFTPLFRNHSAIGTRNQEAYAFSNNKEFKDVIEVRYRLIPYLYDLAKKCAENNEMMFKPLAFEYKDALSKETDDQVLLGNEAMIAPVYQQNKSGRTVYLPEEMTFYKLSGNKVVHKEKLEKGVHFVNVALNEVPLFVRKGKKIPLCNTGKNVDNLDTTIVEYLEG encoded by the coding sequence ATGAATATTAAAAAATACAGATTTGGTGAACCATTCTGTACAGACTCAACTGTAATTGATTTGCCAATTGAGAAGGAAAGCCCTGACTATATTTCTTTAAAAGAAGATAACCTGTTTATCTCTATGTCACTAAAGGATAGTGATGCCATTTATGGTCTTGGTGAACAAATGGGTGGTATCAACAAAAGAGGCAGAAAGTATCGTTCATTCTGTTCAGATGACCCATGTCACACAGAAGAAAAGGAAGCACTATACGGTGCACACAATTTCTTTATAATCAGTGGTGAAACAACAGTTGGTTACTTTATTGATTTTCCGGGTACTGTTCACTACGATATGGGCTTTACTGTTGAAGATGAAATTACAATTTCGCTGGAAGGCAAAGATGCTGACTTTTATGTAATTAACGGTGAAAACGAACTTGAAGTTGTTAAAAACTTTAGAGAACTAATCGGTCAAAGTTATATGCCTCCAATGTGGGCTTTTGGTTATCAACAAAGCAGATGGAGCTATGCTAACAAAGAACAGGTTGATGCAGTTGTAGATGGTTATGAAAAGGCTGATATTCCACTTGATTCTGTTATTCTTGACATTGACTATATGGACCACTACAAGGACTTTACAATTGATGATAAAGCATTCCCTAACTTTGAAAGCTATGTTGCAGAACTAAAGAAAAAAGGCATTAGACTAATTCCTATTATTGATGCAGGTGTTAGATGTGAAGATGGCTTTGATGTTTATGAAGAAGGTGTAAAGAACAACTACTTCTGTAAGGATAGAAACGGTGATGACTTTAAGGCAGCAGTATGGCCGGGCATTTGTTGTTTCCCTGACTATCTAAAAGCTGACACTAGAAAGTGGTTTGGTGACAAATTCCACACACTAACTGACAAGGGTATTGAGGGTTTCTGGATTGATATGAATGAACCTGCCCTATTCTTCTCAATGGAAGGCTTTAAGAAAGCAGTTGACTTTGTTAAGCAGTATAACGGTGAGGACCTAGATTGTTGGGACTTCTTTGAATACAGAGATCAGTTCTCTAAGCTATCTAATAGCATTGATGACTACAAGAATATGCACCACCTAGATGGCAAATACAGCCACTATGATGTTCACAACCTATATGGTTATATGATGACAAGAGGTGTTGGTGAATGTTTACCAAAGGACACTCTCCTATTCTCCAGAGCATCATGCATTGGCTCACATAGATACGGTGGTATTTGGACAGGTGACAACACATCTTGGTGGAGTCATATCCTACTTAACCTAAGAATGTTACCATCACTAAATATGTGTGGTTATATTTATACAGGTGCTGACTGTGGTGGTTTTAACGGTAATGCAAGTAGAGAGCTTGTAATCAGATGGATGCAGTTATCTGTATTTACTCCACTATTTAGAAACCACTCTGCTATTGGTACAAGAAATCAGGAAGCATATGCATTTAGCAACAACAAAGAATTTAAGGATGTTATTGAAGTTAGATACAGACTTATTCCTTACCTATATGACCTAGCTAAAAAGTGTGCTGAAAACAACGAAATGATGTTCAAGCCACTTGCATTTGAATATAAGGATGCACTATCTAAGGAAACTGATGACCAAGTTCTTCTTGGTAATGAAGCTATGATTGCACCTGTTTACCAACAGAATAAATCAGGCAGAACAGTATATCTACCGGAAGAAATGACATTCTACAAGCTTTCAGGCAACAAAGTTGTACATAAAGAGAAACTTGAAAAAGGTGTACACTTTGTAAATGTTGCACTAAATGAAGTACCTCTATTTGTACGAAAAGGCAAGAAAATCCCACTATGCAACACAGGTAAAAATGTTGACAACCTAGACACAACAATTGTAGAATATCTAGAAGGTTAA
- the mfd gene encoding transcription-repair coupling factor translates to MEFLFDCVAQLKNFQKLNSYAKLKGAVAVTALNSGFKSNIIGTLCHYNDARAFCVAGDEKEAQVICNDLCMMGFKACVYPQRDFNFREVSGISREYEHQRLKVLTKLLTGECDIVVGTIDALLQYTIPPEVLKKATLHLKQGQQISTEQCVEALNLLGYERTDMVEGTGQFALRGGILDLFVPDSENPVRVEFWGDEIDSINHFDILTQRRFDKVDSILLSPSNEILVENKAELSEKIVKKANLLRSEKTEKAKETLYREAENIANGVNLTILDKYISLIYKKPATVLDYVDEEDFIFISEHTNISDRVKSMEFQYKEDMKEYFEDGILCRGLDKFSMDYKEFLEIVNTRHTIFMDNFTSGHFDLPLSDIVSFNVKQVAPWNGSLTVLCEDLSEFFKERTTVAILAGTEKSGRNLTEELKEKGFKAQFVTDLKKAEQGNIYVMEGALSTGFELLQTDFHLITYGQSVQKPKRKVQRKKQGQEIYSLSELNNGDYVVHSTHGIGIFSGIHNLEVQGVKKDYIKITYAKGDVLYVPVTQLDLVAKYIGPRDNEHVKLSKLGGSEWQKAKTRVRSAVKDMAKELSKLYTERMKAKGYAFSPDGEWQRDFEAKFMYDETPDQLRCTDEIKGDMERLAPMDRLLCGDVGFGKTEVALRAAFKCVCDSKQCAILCPTTILAWQHYQTIINRFDGYPIRIELLSRFRTAKQQKEIVEKLKRGEVDIVVGTHRLVQKDVTFHDLGLAIIDEEQRFGVAHKERFKEICKNVDVLTLSATPIPRTLNMAMSGIRDMSVLEEAPTNRQPVQTYVLEHEPAILHEAIRRELRRGGQVFYLHNNTESINAKAVAISEAIPEAKIAVAHGKMSEHELSDIWARMLNQEINVLVCTTIIETGIDLPNANTLIIENADNMGLSQLHQLRGRVGRSSRRAYAYFTFNPHKVLSDISQRRLNAIREFTEFGSGYKIAMRDLELRGAGNILSGQQHGHMEDVGYDMYLKLLNEAVKEEKGEIKPTDTNECTVDIQMDAHIPESYIESLSLRLDAYKRIADIKTPDDYDDVVDELCDRYGDMPQSVIGLCDIALTRNKAKECGIYDIKQSENNIILKVNDLKNPELYKLIGNANGKAILTPSENPYITLKVDKNKNGLSALTELFWEK, encoded by the coding sequence ATGGAATTTTTATTTGATTGTGTTGCACAGTTAAAGAATTTTCAAAAACTAAATTCTTATGCAAAGTTAAAAGGTGCAGTTGCAGTAACTGCACTTAATTCAGGTTTTAAATCAAATATCATAGGAACGCTCTGTCATTATAACGATGCCAGAGCTTTTTGTGTTGCCGGTGATGAAAAGGAAGCACAAGTTATTTGTAATGACCTATGTATGATGGGCTTCAAGGCTTGTGTTTATCCTCAAAGGGACTTTAATTTTAGAGAAGTTAGTGGTATTTCCAGGGAATACGAACACCAAAGATTAAAGGTGCTTACAAAACTTTTAACAGGTGAATGTGATATTGTGGTAGGTACGATTGATGCATTACTTCAATATACTATTCCACCGGAAGTATTGAAAAAAGCTACACTTCACCTAAAGCAAGGTCAGCAAATCTCTACAGAACAATGTGTAGAGGCTCTTAATTTGCTTGGTTACGAAAGAACTGATATGGTTGAGGGTACAGGTCAATTTGCACTGAGAGGTGGTATTCTTGATTTATTTGTACCGGATAGTGAAAACCCTGTTCGTGTAGAGTTTTGGGGTGATGAAATTGACTCTATCAACCATTTCGATATTCTTACTCAAAGAAGATTTGACAAGGTAGATAGTATTTTACTTTCCCCATCAAATGAAATTCTTGTGGAAAACAAAGCAGAACTTTCTGAAAAAATAGTTAAGAAAGCTAATTTATTAAGAAGTGAAAAAACCGAAAAAGCAAAGGAAACTCTCTATAGAGAGGCTGAAAACATTGCTAATGGTGTAAACCTAACTATCCTTGATAAGTACATTTCTTTAATATACAAGAAACCTGCTACTGTCCTTGATTATGTTGATGAAGAAGATTTTATCTTTATAAGTGAACACACCAATATTTCCGATAGAGTAAAGTCTATGGAATTTCAGTATAAAGAGGATATGAAAGAATACTTTGAAGATGGTATTCTTTGCAGAGGTCTTGATAAGTTCTCAATGGACTATAAGGAATTCCTGGAAATTGTAAACACCAGACATACAATTTTTATGGATAACTTTACAAGTGGTCATTTTGATTTACCTTTAAGTGATATTGTTTCATTTAATGTAAAGCAAGTAGCACCTTGGAATGGTTCATTAACTGTACTTTGTGAAGATTTAAGTGAATTCTTTAAGGAAAGAACTACTGTTGCAATTCTTGCAGGTACGGAAAAGTCCGGTAGAAATCTTACAGAAGAATTAAAAGAAAAAGGTTTTAAAGCACAGTTTGTAACAGATTTGAAGAAAGCAGAACAAGGCAATATTTATGTTATGGAAGGTGCTTTGTCAACAGGTTTTGAATTATTACAAACAGACTTCCACCTAATAACATATGGTCAGTCAGTACAAAAGCCTAAGAGAAAAGTACAGAGAAAAAAGCAAGGTCAAGAAATTTATTCTTTATCAGAATTAAACAATGGTGACTATGTAGTACATTCAACCCATGGTATAGGTATATTTAGTGGTATTCATAACCTAGAAGTACAAGGTGTAAAGAAAGACTATATCAAAATCACTTATGCAAAAGGTGATGTACTTTATGTACCGGTAACTCAGCTTGATTTGGTAGCAAAATACATTGGACCTAGAGATAATGAACATGTAAAGTTATCTAAACTAGGTGGCAGTGAATGGCAGAAAGCAAAGACCAGAGTTCGTTCAGCAGTAAAGGATATGGCTAAGGAACTTTCTAAGCTATATACAGAGCGAATGAAAGCAAAAGGTTATGCTTTTTCACCTGACGGTGAGTGGCAAAGAGACTTTGAAGCTAAGTTTATGTATGATGAAACACCTGACCAATTGCGATGTACTGATGAAATCAAAGGTGATATGGAGCGACTTGCTCCAATGGATAGATTACTTTGTGGTGATGTTGGTTTTGGTAAAACCGAAGTTGCATTAAGAGCAGCCTTTAAGTGTGTATGTGACAGTAAACAATGTGCAATTCTTTGTCCAACAACAATTCTTGCATGGCAACATTATCAGACTATTATTAATAGATTTGACGGTTATCCAATTAGAATTGAGCTTCTAAGTAGATTTAGAACTGCAAAACAACAGAAAGAAATTGTTGAAAAGCTAAAGCGTGGTGAAGTTGATATTGTAGTTGGTACTCATAGACTGGTACAAAAGGATGTTACTTTCCACGACTTAGGACTTGCAATTATTGATGAAGAGCAGAGATTTGGTGTTGCTCATAAAGAGAGATTTAAGGAAATCTGTAAAAATGTTGATGTTCTTACTTTGTCAGCTACACCTATTCCACGAACACTTAATATGGCTATGAGTGGTATTCGTGATATGTCTGTATTGGAGGAAGCTCCAACCAACAGACAACCGGTACAAACCTATGTGTTGGAACATGAACCTGCAATTCTCCACGAAGCAATTAGAAGAGAACTAAGGCGTGGGGGACAGGTTTTCTATCTTCATAACAATACAGAAAGTATCAACGCAAAGGCAGTTGCAATTTCAGAGGCTATTCCTGAAGCAAAAATTGCAGTTGCTCATGGTAAAATGTCTGAACATGAATTGTCTGACATTTGGGCAAGAATGTTGAACCAAGAAATCAATGTGCTTGTATGTACCACAATTATTGAAACAGGTATTGACTTACCAAATGCGAATACCTTAATAATTGAAAATGCTGATAATATGGGACTTTCTCAACTTCATCAGTTAAGAGGTAGAGTAGGTAGAAGTAGCCGTAGAGCCTATGCTTACTTTACATTTAACCCTCACAAGGTGCTTTCTGATATTAGCCAAAGAAGACTTAATGCAATTAGAGAGTTTACTGAGTTTGGCAGTGGTTACAAGATAGCAATGCGTGACCTTGAACTTAGAGGTGCAGGTAATATCCTAAGTGGTCAACAACATGGTCATATGGAGGATGTTGGTTATGATATGTATCTAAAACTACTTAATGAAGCAGTTAAGGAAGAAAAGGGAGAGATTAAACCAACCGATACAAATGAATGTACTGTTGATATTCAGATGGATGCCCATATTCCTGAAAGCTATATTGAAAGTCTATCTCTAAGACTTGATGCTTATAAACGAATAGCAGATATAAAAACTCCCGATGACTATGATGATGTAGTTGATGAACTTTGTGACAGATATGGTGATATGCCACAATCGGTAATAGGTCTTTGTGATATTGCATTAACAAGAAACAAAGCAAAAGAATGTGGTATCTATGATATTAAGCAAAGTGAAAACAATATTATATTGAAAGTAAACGATTTGAAAAATCCGGAACTTTATAAATTAATAGGCAATGCTAACGGCAAAGCTATATTAACACCATCAGAAAACCCATATATTACACTTAAAGTTGACAAGAATAAAAACGGTCTTAGTGCTTTAACAGAATTATTCTGGGAGAAATAA